From the genome of Sediminibacter sp. Hel_I_10:
TTACAAAGTTAAGTAATTGGTCGTTTTAGGTCGAGGTTTTATAAACTTAATTTGTAATATTGAAAGTACTGAAAAGAGGTGAATGGTTCAAAATATTGCATTTTATAATTTAGAAAATCTTTTTGATTTTCGTGATGATAGATCTATTGGCGGTGATAATGATTTTTTACCTAATTCTGAAAAGCGATGGACCAAGAAGCGTTATGAGAAAAAAATTGAAAATTTGGGTCATGTTATTTCTAAGATTGGAAACACTCCTGAAGACGAGCCTCCAGTACTGATAGGTCTTGCGGAAGTTGAAAATAAACGTGTCTTGCATGACTTAACTCAAAGTAGAGGCCTGAGAAACCATCATTATAAGTTTGTTCATTTTGATTCTAAAGACGAGCGTGGTATTGACGTGGCTTTGCTCTATAACCCCCTATATTTTAAAGTTGAAACGACCAAAACCTTGACGTTTAGTTTTCTAAAGGATAATGGAAATCAAGATTATACCAGAGATATTCTCATGGTTTCGGGGAAGCTCCATAATTTAGATATTCACGTTTTTGTGAATCATTGGCCTTCTAGAAGAGAAGGCCTTCCTCTTTCTAACCCCAAAAGACGCATCGCTGCTGAGAATATTATCACGGCAATCCATAAGATCAAGCAGAATGAACTTGATGCTAAAATTATCATTATGGGCGATTTTAATGACAATCCAAGTGATGAGAGTATCCAATATTTAACGAAAAACGCCAATTTGTACAATCCCATGGCTACAATGCGCTCCTATACTAAAGGGAGCCTCAATCATAATTTTACATGGAATCTTTTCGATCAGATTCTTTTTACCCCTAATTTTCTAAGCGCTAATGATGGAGAACTAAAGTTTGAAGGAGCCGAAGTCTTTGATGCCATTTTTCTAAAGCAGGATAAAGGCAGATTTAAAGGGCAACCCTCACGAACTTTTGCAGGCCAAAAATATATGGGTGGATTTAGTGATCATTTTCCTGTTTTTATCACTTTGTCAGTAAAAAATATGCTTACGTCTTAGCACTTAACTTTTAACGATTATAATTGCTCTTTATCTATTATAGCGGTGTTAACAGTACGTTAATTAGCATTTTTTTTATCTTCGGTTACTTATTCGAGTTCACAATATCAATATTGATTTTATAGCTATCTCTCTTCTGCCCCTAAGAACTAGCATAAAATATTAATAGCCAATATGATAACTCAACAAAAAAATGCTAGTATGAAAAAAATTACATTGATTCTTGTGTTTGTTAATCTGTTTTTTGTGACTCTTGCTGGAGCGCAAATCACTTCTATTGATTGCGCGGTTGGTCCTGAAAATATTAATTACTGCTATACTAATAACGATGA
Proteins encoded in this window:
- a CDS encoding endonuclease/exonuclease/phosphatase family protein, with translation MVQNIAFYNLENLFDFRDDRSIGGDNDFLPNSEKRWTKKRYEKKIENLGHVISKIGNTPEDEPPVLIGLAEVENKRVLHDLTQSRGLRNHHYKFVHFDSKDERGIDVALLYNPLYFKVETTKTLTFSFLKDNGNQDYTRDILMVSGKLHNLDIHVFVNHWPSRREGLPLSNPKRRIAAENIITAIHKIKQNELDAKIIIMGDFNDNPSDESIQYLTKNANLYNPMATMRSYTKGSLNHNFTWNLFDQILFTPNFLSANDGELKFEGAEVFDAIFLKQDKGRFKGQPSRTFAGQKYMGGFSDHFPVFITLSVKNMLTS